AATTACATAACATTGGGGAATATAATATTTGCTAGAAGAGAGTACATATAATATTATAAAACTTATCAACTCAGAAtaaaatttggggggggggggctaaCCTCCAGAGTACACTGGAAAACAGCTTCAAAAATGCGAGGGACATCCTCAATCATAGCACCCTTGTACCTAACAAAAAAATGTTAGATACAGAAGCAAATGCACCATAAGAATATGGACAGTATTGTGCGCAAAAGAAATTCATGGAATCTTGAGTGCATTGTGTGTTACAAAGACAGTCAGTTAATGTATGGAGCAGACAATCACAACTTATGAATTGTCAGTCCTGCTGAGTGCCAGTTGGGAGTTGGAGGCAGTTAGCTTACTTGTTTATAATTGTTGCAAAAAGCGAGAGAACTTCAGATTCCCTAGCATCAGGCACATTCCTTGCATAGTCTCCTAAAACTGGATCCATCATTGGTGGCACAAATTGCTTCCCGATATGTGGTTGATCTTCGGCCTTGTCCAAAAATGTTTCAATAAGCTTTAATGTTTCCCTTTTTACCGAGCTGCCACATATGACACGTGTAAGTAGATGCATCTTAAAGCTGGCCAAAAAAGTGGGAAATCTAAACTGGAACCTACCGCAAGAGCTTCACAATGGATGTCCTTGAGGCAAAAGGCCCTCCTTGACCTATGCTTGTAGATATAAGCTCACTGTACATTCTGCAAAAAAGGTTCGCAATTAAAAATCAGAAAGCACAATAACTGTTAAAAAGTGGGAATACAATGGCACTGATGTCAACCTAAGCACCAAATGCATGCAATCAGATTCAATAATAAAGATGCCATCTAAATATTTAAAAAacataaaatcaaataaatatgatATTCATACCTATAAACATTGAGCATGTCCAAAAAGATGAGAGTAATTTGAGGTAAGAAATAAGTCCCAAGTGAGCTAGCAGCACTTGTATTAGTCTGcaatgccaaaaaaaaaaacataaacccCATGTTAGGAATAAGAGAATATAATGCAAAAGGCATTGCTAGGATAACATTTAAACCGAATAGGatatgaatactgatatcaaAGCTCCCTGACCAGCACACAGAGGTAGCCACATGATTTCAAAATAACACAGCATCCGGATTGGACATTATTGGTTGACGTTCAGAATACTCCTCAAACTAGTTTCTCAACTTCAAAATTCtctatttcaagttgaagttggaATACTGGACAAAATTGTAAAATGAGCATTGATTTGCAAAtaatatttcattattttcaaATAATATGTATGTCCAAGTGCCTACTAAGTTTGtcatagaaaaaataaaaaaggaacaTATAGTACTAATGAGAGGCCTGCATTAAGAACCCCAAGTATACTAGCTAGCTTGTGTTAGCAAGTCCTGGTTAATATCCTGTCATAATGACATGACAAACTGTGTACCACATTTTGTGACTACAGTATTCAAGGTAGAAAATTTAGCATGCGGTAAAACTAAAACTGGGATGATTTTCTAAGGTCTGACGAATGTGCAAACAGATCATGCATAAGGAGAAAAGGATCATACATCATACCACACGCTTTCTTTAAGTCTAAAACTCTAAATCACCGAAGTATTTTCTATTTTGGAGAAAAGTAAATCACCAAAGTTAAACTTGAAAGACTTGGTAGCACTAGTAAGATTACATAAAAATGACTATTAAAGAGCATGGAACACTTCTTATGGACTCGCTGAAAATGATCTGATCCAGTGCATGGCCTATTGGAAGTAGAAAGCACTCGGTTGGGATACTTGTCCCTGCCCCCGACTTCTTCCTTACTCTGGCTCGCAAGACTTTGTGATGAGAACAGAAAGAAGGCAAAAGGAAAAAAATCACAAGTGCATGCCAACTGATACATTTACAGAAGAGCTTAGAATTTATCATCTATAGAAGGTAACCTGCAATATATTTAGCACAGCTCGGATAACATCTTGATCTTTAAGATAGTCCACACTTTGTCGTGCCTGTCCTATAATTTCAGTCCATCTCTGTAAAAAATAAATGTTAGTAAGCCACAATAATATGCAGTGTATACTCCACATATTGTTATGTGGCGCATTTAACGGACGCAAAGCCAGAtattaatacataaaaatatataaataaacaaataaagaaatagataGCACCACCCAAATACATCTTATCTAGACCATACGTAAATACCTGATTCGGAAGCTCCATCAACCTCTGCAGATACTCGTCTCTTTTTTGGGGATCAGGCTCTGCTTGAATCATTTGACCAACCTAACAAAACGATATAGAACCCCACATTTCAGTAATAAAGATAAAGTACTACTCCCTCTTTTCAATGTTATATCATTCTTTCCTTGTTAGTATGTTTCAGAAAAGTTTACACCTTCCTATATTTGGAAACTCTTTAATTTTAAACTCCCTATCTTACAGATAATGAATTCAAGTATGTAACGAAAGTATCTTAATTTATGAACTCTGTACCCAGTCAAACACCGATGTATAGAATAAGACATAGTGAATACAATACATCTAAGGAAACAAGTAAAACTAATGAAGTTTATTCTTTCGAACAAAAAAACTCTTACAGATTCGTAGAAGGCATGAATCTGATGAGGTTCTAAATCTGCAATAGTTGTCGGGAGAGTGGTTAGGAGTTCCGAGACAAATGGCTCATTTTCTCCAACCTGAGAACAAGGATAGTGGTCAGTACAATTTTTGCAACTCTTGTATCGTCATAAAAACTGATGCTATTAACAAACATGCTGTTACCTGGACTACAACAAACTTGCGCTTGCACTTCTGAACGATTTTCAAAAATGTATCACAGGCCATATCCTAGAGAAAAGAGACAAAAGGTCATTAGGAACAGAAATGAAGCCATGACAATGAACCATAGCATATAAGCACAAGAAAATAGTTTATTGCAGTGCAGTTTTCTAGGCCATAAGGTGAAATAAGTACCATGCACTCTAACCCCTCCCCTCCCCACCCACACTACCAGAAAAGAGGGCGAGGGGTGGGGGGCGGACTCAAGTCACATGTAAGTCATTTGATCATTTATTTAGAGGCCAATACTAATAACGAAAAGACATCTGATTCCTGATACCATATGACATTATTCCATTGGACATCCCAACAATCACCAAGTCATAAGCGCCAGCACAACAATTGGTGATTTGTGAACCAACCAATCACTAATTTGAGTGCAAAAAAACATTCTACAACAAGGATAAACAGCAAAACAGTAACTGATAGTGAAATCATTAATCAGTAGTCAAACCTGCACTCCAGGATGCGTTTCATGCATAAACTCGAACAATTTGTTCACAACAGTCTTCAAGAACTTCCAATGAGCTCTCAAAAATCTAGGATATTGCCCAACCACATACCTAGCATTTAATCAACACAAGTCATGACTGCATTTCTTGATTGAAAGAACTCAGCGTACCCATAGGCAATACAACCATTTAACAAATTTAGTATAAGCAACATTCTGGAAGATCAGATTTGTAAATACAAAGCATGAGAATTGAAAATTCTGGCAAGAGACTAGAACTGGCAGACAACAATGAGATTGCATCCATACATTATATTACTTGCAATTACAGCTTTGTTGTCTTTCCCTTTGGTGATTTCACATAGGTTTAGCAAATCGCGTATCACCATGACAAGAAATCTGTTCTCCTGCCAAAGTGAACACAAGGAAAATGTGAAAATTCAAGATCTTAGCATGTAAATGATACAAAAGAGCTAAGTCATATTGCTTGGTTCAATGCAAGAAAATAGTGATGCACACAGAAGAACACAAAGCAAAACTTAAGAAAAAATGACAGTATGCAACAACATTTAGGACATATCTTGCATGAGGGCCAAGCAAGAAAGTTGCACAGCCAAAATACAGTTTGAGCCTCAGTGAAAATCATGTAATTTGGTTAATAATTACATAAAACAAACTAGTATAAGCATACCTGCTCTTCCAGCATCGACCCAGATATGGACCCAATTGCCCAACATAATGTATTTAGATTGTTCCACGACCAATCCTCACCATTGAGTTGTTTGCTAAGTTTCTTCAGCATCTGGAGTGATACAAGAATATGGAAACATTACGAATCTCGAACATAGCGACTGCGCACCATGAAACAATCTTTTCAGAAACACCGTGTCAAAGTAAAGAAATGGTAATTAACAACATCCAATGAAAAGTAAAGGTTCATCAAAGCCAGAAGCAACTAGCAACAGTCACTTGAAAATATGTTGAAGATAAACAAATGAACAGCTCAACCATAACTAAGTAGCTGAAGTATAAAACAAATTGCAAATTAACCCGAAGACAATTGAAATTGTTAGAACCTCCTTTCCAGGAGTTAGTAAAGAAGGATAGGATCATTATCTCAACTAGAACTACAACAGATCAGGACTTAATGCATCTCCAGCAATTACCATACGCTCACAATAATtgagaaaagtaataataacacatCCAAACCAGCTATTTCCAAAGTAGACTTCTTGGGTGCCGATTAACCAACCAAAAAATACAATGTGAAAATAATGCTGCCCATACGAATTACGAAAAATTTAGCATGCTGCTTCGACTATATTTATTTAGGTCATATCAAAGTTGATGGCTTCAAAAGAAGTGCACCTGCTTTTCAGTATCGTCATGATCAAGATGTGACAAGTAGATCAAAGTTTCCCTCATGATCTGCAACATCAGACATCATTAAACACATAAATAGGGGGGAAAAGACACAACATTGCAAAACAAGAATCATGCCTTTTGCCAAATATAACATGCATCTTACTCCAGTCAAACAAGAGGAGCCTAAGAATGTCAATCAAATTCAACAGGTTATTCTGTAATAAGATAGATACCTTGTATTGCACAAGGACGTCATTGTCCTTCATTGTTTCACGGACAATGTTCCCATTTTCATCTTCAACAATGAGAACTTCTTCAGGTTTTGCCATGCGAGATATCATAAGTAACCTCAATTTGGACATTGGACCAGCATAAAGTTGTCTCCTCTGCATAAGTTGCGCTCCAAGACCATCATTCATACCGGAAAGCAATGGTATCTGCTTAATTAACACAAAAACTTGCATAtgagcagtttgtttttgaagaaTTTTAGTCAACAAGGATATAGGTAATTTCTCATACTTGAAGCCCCATCATATTTGCAGTCATTGCAGGATTGTCTAGATTATGATGTGCTTCAAACAACTCAAGAACTAAGGAATTCCAGTAATCCAAGCAAACCTGTGAAACCACACATTAGGAATCAGACACTTCCAAGAAAGTGTATCCATCATGAATAAACAGTGAAACAATACCTTAAAAACCTCTGTGTCATCCACGTACGAGATGTTAATAAGATACTCAAGTCCCAACAGGAGGGCATTTATATTCTCTTGTGATGTTTCTAGCACACGTATATGAGACTGCATACAAAGTAGCTTCTCAGACACAATGCTGACTACTACGGTCCAAAGTCATATTGTCAATAAGCAACTACAGAGTGAAAGCTATCATGTAGTAAACACAGTAAAGAAGCTTGCCTTAAAAAATGACGTAAAAAACAATGCTAGATTTTGAATGAATGCCTGGATAAAGGAAAGGAGAAGCATTAGTTACATGTTGATACAACAATAGACTAACCATTCACTGTCTCAAACAAACCTGCTCTTCATTGCTTCCATTTGCATAGGCCTCGGGAATGTTTGTGTTGGGAGGAAGAATAGTCTAGATGTCAAGAAAACTCATCAGATAACGAGCACAAAAGCACAAAGATAGTTAGCTAATACAATAAGGTATAACTAAATAAGTTCTATCAACAACATTAACACCTAGGATGGCAGATGAATTAAGTTCAGCTGCAAGTTTGGACATTTTGCTTCAAGCAACTGAGTTTACAGGGACATTCCGACTCAGATATCAAAGCAACCAAACTGTGTAATCAGCAAGTTGAACGTGATGTGTTGCTTGATCTAAATCAAAAGGCAAACTCAAACTTATCATAGCATCTGCTGAAGGACACAATTGAAGACTAGCATAAGCAATTTAAAGGAGGCCTCAGTTCTGATAACAAGAGAACAATAACCTAGACTAATGAGTTTTAACACCTTTGCTTTCAGCCAGTCTAGACTTAGAGAAAATTTAAAAGATTCCCTTTGCACCTACTGGACTACATAACTCTTATTGATAAAGTAATAATTTCACAGATGTGAGGAAGCACCGATATACATGTGGTATACAAAATAGTAACGGACCTACAGGCAAATATAGTTCGCCTCGGACCACACCAGATCATCCAAATTATTCAACTTCCAAACATAATGCATCAAAACTGTCCACTATTCCTATAATAAAATTTTGTTTGCAGTATGTCAGTGATTGAATGTTCTCCACAAAGGTTTTCATGAGACTTTCACctttaaaattttcaaatttattAGAAGAAAACCATGCATTCGGTACAAGGTCAACCACAACCTTCAAAGCTCACAAGAAACTTTAAGCATAGATATATATTTGGCTAACTGCTAAAAGAAACGGATATCAATACCATAGGAGTGCTGTTTTTACACAAACAAATGGAGCGAAAGACACTTGCTCTCATCAATTCATACTACAATTCAAAATTCGATACCTAGAGAAGGTTCAGTAATTCTTCTAATAACTTCTATCCATGTGTAGACCAAGCAACCAATTCTAGGAGAACATTTCTTAAGGCTCAATTGAGAAACAAAGAGAAGGGTAGCCTCACTTCAGAGTAAAACCAAATGGCCGTACCACACTCAAAGATACAACTCCACTGACAGCAGttataaagaagcagaaaaagtATTCCCTcagttcacttttacttgtccacaaTGGACTTTGCACTCCCcttgaaataataaatgaagtacaTATTTTACATTAATACCCATAATAATGATAGCATTTCAAAAAGTCTTGGAAAATAATTTGGGTAATGAGTAATTAATGATAAGAGTAAAACAGGAAACTCTTGTCTTTCTCTCGATTTGCTAAAATGGACATGTAAAagtgaaaatatatttttagcatagtggacaagtaaaagcAAATGGAGGGTGTAGATACAGCAATACAAAGATATAATTAAGAATCATAGACTTCCTTCATCTTGGTACATCTTGAACTAATTAAAAAAGCATAAAGCAACATCAAGGATTAATTAAACTCCACCTGCAACTGCACCATGAATATGGTGTACTTCTTGACATACTGGTCGTTATAAAACTCCCCAAAATTAAGGGCAGCAACCTGTCATATTAAAACAGCAACCAAGAGTATACTGAATCAATTTGGATTGATTTAATTGTTAGAAGAAACTCTACTAGAGATCTTGTCATAATATACCTCTGTTAGACACTGAAGTGTGAGGTTGCGATAAGCTGGCATGGGAAAAAGTTTAAGCAGGGTTTCCAGCTGTAATATGAAGAGACAAAGGTCAGACAGCACCTCTCAAACAGAGTCTGTATTGAAACAATAAATTGTAGACATGCTTCAATCAGAAAGATAAATAATAAGCAGCGGAGGAATACAAACCAGTGTTGATTCAAAAATATAGCCAAGTGGAATCCATGAAAGGAAAGCATGGAGTGTAGCAAGAGTGGCCCTGATGAGCTCGGTTCTTTGGGATGCTGATAGCACATACAAGCATAGCTCATGGATGAGTTGAAACTCGCTGTAAACAAAGAAAACCAACACTTTAGAAAAGATGTGTCTAATAGAATTAGTTATAaattaaacaacaacaaaaaacccagtttgatcccaacAGGTGGGGTcttggggtctggggagggtagtccatacgcagaccttactcctacctaGAATTCGTTATAAATTAACATGTAAATAATGCTTATATAAAAGACCTTCGGCttcaaaatgataaaaggagCTCCGCAATTCATACAGTGTATAGGATCTTTTAATTCTCAAAACCGACTGATATTACCCAAGCatagaagaaataaacagatTTTTATAGCACTGAATGTTTGAAaaacaaataagagaaaaaaaataaaaattagcaGGGAAGAACAAGTGTTAAGTTTATAAAATAAGTGATTACTACaatcgaaaagaagaaaatagtATTTAATCACAAAAAGATACAATGTATGCATTAAGGAGTGACAAAGATAAATTTATGCATATAATCTTCTTCTTTCGTGAAGGGAAAAATATAGAATGGCGAAACATTTTCACCTGTGCCCACAAAGTCTCACACCAAAACAGTTATAACTCTATCATATTTTCTATAGCAGCCAAACAAACTGTTTCGGATTTCTCTACCATTTGCATAATTCTATTTTAATTCCTTCTTTTTTATACCGCAACTCTATGTTTTGCGGACTCTCTAAAAATGTTGCCACACCCGTgccggatcctccaaaaatgcactacttttggaggatccgacgtGCACCCGGCACCATTTTTGCAGAGTCCAAGCAACATAGCCGCAGCTTCAAAACTTTAGCCAATGCCCGACTTGATGGCAAATGAATTCTAGACACAATTCAACATCAGTATGTCAAAAGCTAGTCTTTCAGAGTCCCATAAATCAAACAATCTTTTGTCGAAAATAGCAAACATGAAAAAATGTATCAGGAAACAACTCATACAAATCAGGAGTTGTACCTGTTTAAAGATTGTTTGAGCTCCTTAATCTTTTGTTGAGTCATTTCACCCCTCGAGAAATCAAAAACTTCCTCGCTTAGAAGCTGAAGAATAGCGTTTCAAGTTATCAAGGTGTACTTTCTAATGTTTTCACTGGAAGATGGAAATGCAACGTAGAGAAACCTTTAATATGGCCATGCAGTTTTCACATATAGTTTCGCTTGTCTTTGCAGCTGCAACTAAGTCAGGAATGAAGCTTCTCCATCTAGCAGGCCACTCGTGCTTCAAAATCTGAAAATACAAATTCCCAAGAAAAAGATAATTTCTGTAAGACATTTCAACTTCATGTGTATCTTGAGTCACAATCAGTCCCATCACTTGCAATAaccaagagagagagagtgtgtgtgtgtgtgtgagagagagagagagagctttgtGTATTAAGAGTACCTGAACCAATGTTATGTTTAGCTTGCTAATATACAGCTTTTCCCGCCGAAGAGATGCTTCATCACTGGAAAGCTGAGATCAATATACGGATATGCATAAATGTAACAGTTAATAAAATCCATTGGAACGAAAAATTCAATTCAAGATCCTCAATAAGAGAAAATGACAAGAATTATGTAGTTATACCTTCACGATAACTTCAGATATATAGTTTTTCATTCCATCTCGTTGTTCGACTGGCAATGCATTCCATCTATACTTTATAACACCTTCTAGAACCTGCAGGGTGAAGCCAGTCAAGTATTATACTCAGTTTCCTGCCATATATATCAAAAAACGCAAACAAACAAAGAACGAAGTGAAccaaaacaacattttttttattttgggcaGTTACACGGTAAATGCCACCTATCAACATCTCTATCGTAACCAATCAATATTAAAACACATAACTTTAGCATCTGTTCCAATTTTTTTCCTCGAAACTAGATAACTCAattcaaattcccaatttcaaaaaaaaaaagagtatttGGATTGTCAGCCCTCCCTTATCTCTCCAATATCCAAGTATAATTCCTGAACTTAAGCTCTCATCTTAAATCATGAGAAATTAATACATGAATTACTTTTTTCGCTAGTACAACATCAGTCAAAGTCACACTTATAAAAGAAAACATTAATCATAGTATGACAGTTGCGTTAAACAATCCTATTCTAATTTAAACACcaaactaaaaattaaacaaaaaagtCGTAGCAGTAAGTCAAACTTCACAAAAAATACTCTGTAAAACTGACCTGCAAAGCGAAAAACTTAGTATTCAGGCTTTGAGTGCTCGATAGAATGTGAACCACTTGAAGCCACATATCTGGGTTATTTTGCAAATCGCGCAAAATGTGGTCAGCTGCAGCCCGCTGCAAAGCAATAAATTTAGTACATACCTAACAAAAGAGCAA
This sequence is a window from Nicotiana sylvestris chromosome 3, ASM39365v2, whole genome shotgun sequence. Protein-coding genes within it:
- the LOC104216061 gene encoding protein EXPORTIN 1A: MAADKLRDLSQPIDVSLLDATVAAFYGTGSKEERAAADHILRDLQNNPDMWLQVVHILSSTQSLNTKFFALQVLEGVIKYRWNALPVEQRDGMKNYISEVIVKLSSDEASLRREKLYISKLNITLVQILKHEWPARWRSFIPDLVAAAKTSETICENCMAILKLLSEEVFDFSRGEMTQQKIKELKQSLNSEFQLIHELCLYVLSASQRTELIRATLATLHAFLSWIPLGYIFESTLLETLLKLFPMPAYRNLTLQCLTEVAALNFGEFYNDQYVKKYTIFMVQLQTILPPNTNIPEAYANGSNEEQAFIQNLALFFTSFFKSHIRVLETSQENINALLLGLEYLINISYVDDTEVFKVCLDYWNSLVLELFEAHHNLDNPAMTANMMGLQIPLLSGMNDGLGAQLMQRRQLYAGPMSKLRLLMISRMAKPEEVLIVEDENGNIVRETMKDNDVLVQYKIMRETLIYLSHLDHDDTEKQMLKKLSKQLNGEDWSWNNLNTLCWAIGSISGSMLEEQENRFLVMVIRDLLNLCEITKGKDNKAVIASNIMYVVGQYPRFLRAHWKFLKTVVNKLFEFMHETHPGVQDMACDTFLKIVQKCKRKFVVVQVGENEPFVSELLTTLPTTIADLEPHQIHAFYESVGQMIQAEPDPQKRDEYLQRLMELPNQRWTEIIGQARQSVDYLKDQDVIRAVLNILQTNTSAASSLGTYFLPQITLIFLDMLNVYRMYSELISTSIGQGGPFASRTSIVKLLRSVKRETLKLIETFLDKAEDQPHIGKQFVPPMMDPVLGDYARNVPDARESEVLSLFATIINKYKGAMIEDVPRIFEAVFQCTLEMITKNFEDYPEHRLKFFSLLRAIATHCFPALIRLSSEQLKLVMDSIIWAFRHTERNIAETGLNLLLEMLKNFQVSEFANQFYRTYFLTIEQEIFAVLTDTFHKPGFKLHVLVLQHLFCLVESSMLTEPLWDASTVPYPYPNNAMFVREYTIKLLSTSFPNMTSAEVTQFVSGLFESTNDLPTFKNHIRDFLVQSKEFSSQDNKDLFAEEAAAQRERERQRMLSIPGLIAPNEIQDEMVDS